The following are encoded together in the Lathyrus oleraceus cultivar Zhongwan6 chromosome 3, CAAS_Psat_ZW6_1.0, whole genome shotgun sequence genome:
- the LOC127131885 gene encoding uncharacterized protein LOC127131885, whose translation MLAEEVNDWWINTRQVLDNVAEVMAWYVFSREFMRKYFLEDVRGKKEIEFLELKHGNLLVIEYAARFVELAKLYPYYSEATAEFLKCIKFKKGLRPEIKQEIGYLQISRFPKLVNNCRIYKDDSEARSAPYNGLSERRGKHNLNRGKPYSAPADKGKQRDAYGKRPSGGGVSTPLKCYRCSELGHRVSECKSDVKKCYKCGKSGYLVAGCKENMVTCYNCGEPRHISTH comes from the coding sequence atgcTAGCTGAGGAAGTTAATGATTGGTGGATCAACACTCGTCAGGTGTTGGATAATGTAGCTGAAGTTATGGCTTGGTATGTGTTCAGCAGGGAATTTATGAGAAAATACTTTCTTGAGGATGTTCGTGGGAAGAAGGAGATCGAGTTTCTGGAGCTGAAGCATGGTAACTTGTTGGTTATTGAGTATGCTGCCAGATTTGTGGAACTTGCTAAGTTATACCCTTATTACAGTGAGGCGACTGCTGAGTTCTTAAAGTGTATCAAATTCAAGAAAGGTTTGCGTCCTGAGATTAAGCAGGAGATTGGATACCTACAGATCAGTAGGTTTCCAAAGTTGGTGAACAACTGTAGAATTTACAAGGATGATAGTGAGGCTCGGTCGGCTCCCTACAATGGGCTGAGCGAGAGAAGAGGGAAACATAATCTGAACCGTGGGAAGCCATATAGTGCTCCAGCTGATAAAGGTAAACAAAGAGATGCTTATGGTAAGAGGCCAAGTGGGGGAGGTGTTTCTACTCCTCTTAAGTGTTATAGGTGCAGTGAGTTGGGTCATCGTGTCAGTGAATGTAAGAGTGATGTGAAGAAGTGTTACAAGTGTGGGAAGTCAGGATATTTGGTTGCTGGTTGCAAAGAGAATATGGTGACTTGCTACAACTGTGGTGAACCAAGACATATAAGCACTCATTGA